DNA sequence from the Sphingomonas bisphenolicum genome:
ACGGCCTGTTCCGCCAGGTCGGCGCGGTGGAACTGTCCTGGGCGCTCACGACGCTGGTGATCGGCGCGGCGTTGCTGCTGCTGCTGTCGGCGCTATGGCACCATGCCCGCGCGCTGGTGGTGCATGGCTTGCCGCCACGCCTTTCCGAGCGCCTGCCCTATCTGGATCGCGCCGTCGCGTGACCGCGACCGGCGCCGCTCCCTCTTTTCAGGAGGGAGCAGCCGCAGACCTTCAATCCTCGACGATCCGCAGCAGCTTGCGCTCGACCGGTGCCAGCACGCCCTGCAACTCCTGGCCGCGCTTCAATATCTGGCCGCTTTCCCCGACCAGCGCCCACATGCCCTGGCGATGGCGCAGCGCCGGGCGCTTCTCGATCCGATATTCGGGGCGTTCGGCGGAGCGGCGGAAGGCGCTGAAGATCGCCGCCTCCTGCCCCATGTCCATCGCATAGTCGCGCCAATGGCCGGCCGACACCATGCGGCCGTACAGATCCATGATCCGTTGCAGTTCCAGCCGCTCGAACCCGACCTGGCCGCCCTTCGGCCCCGGCCCCGCTCCTTGATGGGGAAACGGCGTCACATTGGTCATCAGGCCCGGCCGCGCTCCTTGAACAGCGGCGCATCGTCATCGTCGCCCAATGCCGATGGCAATATCGGTCTCTGGCGCTCCGCCATCAGTTCGGCGAGGCGCTTCTGCAACTGTTCGACCTCGCACTGAAGCATCTCCAGCTTCTGCTTTTCAGGATCGAAACAGTCCGAACAGGGCGTGCCATAGGGCATGAAGTCGCGCTGATAGGCGGTCACGTCGACCAGCATCGCCCGCGCGGGAATGCCGACCATGGTCGCGCCTTCCGCCACATCCTTGGTGACCACGGCGTTCGCACCGACGCGGGCGCGCGCGCCGACATTGATCGGCCCCAGCACCTGTGCGCCCGACCCGACGATCACGCCGTCGTTCAGCGTGGGGTGACGCTTGCCGGCGATGCCGTTGGCGGGGTCCGTGCCGCCCAGCGTGACATTCTGGTAAAGCGTTACATCGTCGCCGATCTCGGCCGTCTCGCCGATCACGGTAAAGCCATGGTCGATGAAGAAGCGTTTGCCGATCTTCGCGCCCGGATGGATGTCGTTGCCGGTCAGGAAACGCGACAAATGGTTCACGGCGCGCGCAAGAAAGAACAGCCGCGCGCGATACAGGCGATGGGCGACCCGATGAAAGGCCAGCGACCAGACGCCGGGGTAGAGCAGGATTTCCGCGCGGGACCGCGGCGCCGGATCGCGGGATTTGATCGAATCCAGATAGGAAATGAGGCTGCGCACCATCCAGACGTCCCTGACCGTTCCTAGACTTGTTATGAGCATCCCATATAAGGGGAATTGCCCGGCTTTTCCAGATGGGGCGCTAACCGCGCTTTTTCGCCGCAAATAGAAACTTGCTTGGCGGCACGCGATATACCAATCATGGAGGTAGACAATTCCAGTGAGGGGTAGCGGATGATCGACACTTTTATCGCCCATTTCGGCGAAATCCTGCCTTTCATCCTCGTCGGATTCGGCGCGCAGATCATCGATGGCGCGCTGGGCATGGCTTATGGCGTCATTTCCAGCACCCTGCTGCTGACCCTGGGCGTGTCGCCCAGCCGCGCGTCCGCCAGCGTCCATGTCGCCGAAACCTTCACCACCGGCGTATCGGCGATCAGCCATATCCTGCACCGCAATGTCGACTGGAAACTATTCGCCCGGCTCATCATTCCCGGCGTGATCGGCGGCGTCAGCGGCGCCTATTTTCTGTCCAATATCGACGGCGCGGTGATCAAGCCTTTCGTTCTGGCCTATCTCGCCGCGATCGGCTTCTACCTCATCTGGCGCGGCTTCCATCTGCCGCCCAAGCCCCGCGATCCCAAATGGGTCGCGCCTCTGGGCCTGGTCGGCGGCTTCATGGACGCCAGCGGCGGTGGCGGCTGGGGACCGATCGTGACATCGAACCTGCTGCTGCAGGGGTCCAGCCCGCGCCACACCATCGGCACGGTCAACACGGTCGAATTCATCCTGAC
Encoded proteins:
- a CDS encoding DUF2794 domain-containing protein, coding for MTNVTPFPHQGAGPGPKGGQVGFERLELQRIMDLYGRMVSAGHWRDYAMDMGQEAAIFSAFRRSAERPEYRIEKRPALRHRQGMWALVGESGQILKRGQELQGVLAPVERKLLRIVED
- a CDS encoding sulfite exporter TauE/SafE family protein encodes the protein MIDTFIAHFGEILPFILVGFGAQIIDGALGMAYGVISSTLLLTLGVSPSRASASVHVAETFTTGVSAISHILHRNVDWKLFARLIIPGVIGGVSGAYFLSNIDGAVIKPFVLAYLAAIGFYLIWRGFHLPPKPRDPKWVAPLGLVGGFMDASGGGGWGPIVTSNLLLQGSSPRHTIGTVNTVEFILTLSISLTFLLHLGWEAFTTYTLGLLIGGVIAAPFGAMLARRVAPRILFSAVGVILTITSLFGVAKYLGYIG
- the epsC gene encoding serine O-acetyltransferase EpsC, which produces MVRSLISYLDSIKSRDPAPRSRAEILLYPGVWSLAFHRVAHRLYRARLFFLARAVNHLSRFLTGNDIHPGAKIGKRFFIDHGFTVIGETAEIGDDVTLYQNVTLGGTDPANGIAGKRHPTLNDGVIVGSGAQVLGPINVGARARVGANAVVTKDVAEGATMVGIPARAMLVDVTAYQRDFMPYGTPCSDCFDPEKQKLEMLQCEVEQLQKRLAELMAERQRPILPSALGDDDDAPLFKERGRA